Proteins co-encoded in one Mycobacterium mantenii genomic window:
- a CDS encoding MMPL/RND family transporter, producing MADYGWVSSGVATLSRPVRERLQKVAAGEGAYSDRLARLAGFSIRHKVLIIGMWVVTAAALAVLFPQLETVVRQQSVNLIPRDAPSLQTVDRMGAAFGEQGSKTTIFVAMEDPAGLTAPVRQRYNTMISRLRADSEHVRLVQDLLADPVTASQAVSQDGKAWYVPVGVAGTLGDVKAAESVQAVRTIAAQAFSGSPTNVRVTGPPATFHDQIASAEEDLVVISIATAGLIAMILLVVYRSVFTALLPLLVIGVSLAVGRGVLSALGESGMPVSQFTIAFMTVILLGAGTDYSVFLISRYHEQRRQNVPPDLSVINATATIGRVILASAATVAFAFLAMVFAKLSVFAALGPACAIAVFVGFAATVTLFPPVLALAAKRGIGEPKADRTRRYWNWIAVAVVRRPVPLLVASLALVLGLAAVALTMHISYDDRRGQPATTASNEGYRLLDRHFRKDAIVTEFMVVESPTDMRTSKALADLDEMASRVSQLPGVTKVSGVTRPTGARLDQAQLSWQNGEIGDKMAGAVAKGDAHKDDLAKLTHGADQLAGGLAQLDTTLRTALTPLTGLLTQAQSSGSQVQRFRPLLQQLSATAPAVDQAIRTGPGLRQQADQAQNAIAAIDPLVGALNTSPWCATTPECTQLRDQVQILVTLRHTGFFNQLANLGDLYQPGSDTAAGTVADVQNTITSLDKTFGALGDPADLAGNIRRLQSGISQLASGAQALATGVHTLADSNIEMLSGMSQIATQLQNSARTTAGSDNASGFYLPTNAFENRQFADVAKHFLSPDGKTARFAIESSYDPYSSDAMNLAHKITEVADAARPNTSLANATVSMAGFPAVNSDIQRLLSADFHQLAFATLVIVGLILVVLLRALVAPLYLLGTVVLNYGAALGLGTLVFQYGLGKEIAWPVPLLAFIILVAVGADYNMLLISRLREESAHNIRVGVLRTVANTGSVITSAGLIFAASMFGLIAGSIAIMIQAGFIIGCGLLLDTFVVRTLTVPAIATLLREASWWPQRKPLTHNG from the coding sequence ATGGCGGATTACGGGTGGGTTTCTTCGGGTGTGGCGACCTTGAGTCGCCCCGTTCGGGAGCGACTGCAAAAAGTGGCGGCCGGTGAGGGCGCATACAGCGATCGGCTGGCCCGCCTGGCGGGTTTCAGCATCCGGCATAAGGTGCTGATCATCGGCATGTGGGTGGTGACCGCCGCCGCCCTGGCGGTGCTGTTCCCGCAGCTGGAAACCGTTGTTAGACAGCAGTCGGTGAATCTCATACCGCGCGATGCGCCATCGCTGCAGACGGTAGACCGCATGGGCGCGGCCTTCGGCGAGCAGGGATCCAAGACAACGATATTTGTCGCGATGGAGGATCCGGCGGGCCTGACTGCGCCGGTGCGCCAGCGCTACAACACCATGATTTCGCGATTGCGTGCCGACTCGGAGCACGTACGCCTGGTTCAAGACTTGTTGGCCGACCCCGTCACCGCAAGCCAGGCAGTCAGCCAAGACGGCAAAGCCTGGTATGTACCGGTGGGAGTGGCCGGAACGTTGGGCGATGTCAAAGCTGCCGAATCGGTCCAGGCGGTCCGCACGATCGCCGCCCAAGCATTCAGCGGCTCACCCACCAATGTTCGCGTCACCGGGCCCCCAGCCACCTTCCACGATCAAATCGCCTCGGCCGAAGAGGATTTGGTTGTCATCTCGATCGCGACGGCAGGCCTGATCGCAATGATCTTGCTGGTCGTGTATCGGTCGGTGTTTACCGCCTTGCTGCCACTGCTGGTCATCGGTGTAAGCCTGGCAGTGGGGCGCGGAGTGCTATCGGCGTTGGGCGAATCGGGCATGCCGGTATCGCAGTTCACCATCGCCTTCATGACGGTGATCCTGCTGGGTGCCGGCACCGATTATTCGGTGTTTTTGATCAGCCGATATCACGAGCAGCGACGCCAAAACGTTCCGCCGGATCTGTCGGTGATCAACGCGACCGCCACCATCGGGCGCGTGATTTTGGCTTCGGCCGCCACCGTGGCGTTTGCGTTTCTGGCCATGGTGTTCGCGAAGTTGAGCGTGTTCGCCGCGTTGGGTCCGGCGTGCGCTATCGCCGTCTTTGTCGGATTCGCGGCCACGGTGACGTTATTTCCCCCGGTGTTGGCGCTGGCGGCCAAACGCGGCATCGGTGAACCCAAGGCAGATCGCACTCGCCGCTACTGGAACTGGATCGCCGTGGCGGTGGTCCGTCGACCCGTGCCGCTATTGGTCGCCAGTCTGGCGCTGGTGCTAGGCCTGGCAGCCGTCGCGCTGACTATGCACATCAGCTACGACGATCGCCGAGGACAGCCGGCGACCACGGCCAGCAATGAGGGATATCGACTGCTGGACAGGCACTTTCGCAAGGACGCCATCGTCACCGAATTCATGGTCGTCGAATCGCCCACCGATATGCGCACCAGCAAGGCCCTGGCCGACCTGGATGAAATGGCCTCTCGGGTCTCGCAACTGCCCGGCGTCACCAAGGTCTCCGGTGTCACCCGGCCGACGGGCGCGCGTCTGGACCAGGCTCAACTGTCGTGGCAAAACGGCGAGATTGGCGACAAGATGGCCGGCGCGGTCGCCAAGGGCGACGCACACAAGGATGACCTGGCCAAACTCACCCACGGCGCCGACCAACTCGCCGGCGGTCTCGCGCAACTGGACACCACCTTGCGCACCGCGTTGACCCCGTTGACCGGACTCCTCACCCAAGCCCAATCCAGTGGATCCCAAGTCCAGCGGTTCCGTCCGCTGCTACAGCAGCTTTCGGCTACCGCCCCGGCCGTCGACCAAGCCATCCGAACCGGTCCGGGACTGCGCCAGCAAGCCGACCAGGCCCAAAACGCGATCGCCGCCATCGACCCGCTCGTCGGTGCGCTCAACACCTCCCCGTGGTGTGCGACCACACCGGAATGCACCCAACTCCGCGACCAGGTCCAGATCCTGGTGACCCTGCGCCATACCGGCTTCTTCAACCAGCTCGCCAACCTCGGCGACCTGTACCAGCCCGGCAGCGACACCGCGGCCGGCACCGTGGCCGACGTCCAAAACACAATCACGTCGCTGGACAAGACTTTCGGAGCGCTCGGCGACCCCGCCGACCTGGCCGGCAACATCCGCCGCCTCCAAAGCGGCATCAGCCAACTCGCCTCCGGCGCACAGGCGCTCGCCACCGGCGTGCATACACTCGCCGACAGCAACATCGAAATGCTGTCAGGCATGAGCCAAATCGCCACCCAACTGCAGAATTCCGCACGAACCACCGCCGGCTCCGACAACGCCAGCGGCTTCTACCTGCCCACCAATGCCTTCGAGAACCGCCAATTCGCCGACGTTGCAAAGCATTTCCTGTCACCCGACGGAAAAACCGCACGTTTCGCCATCGAATCCAGTTACGACCCCTACAGCAGCGACGCGATGAACCTCGCCCACAAAATCACCGAGGTCGCCGATGCCGCACGACCCAACACCTCGCTGGCCAACGCCACGGTGTCGATGGCCGGATTCCCCGCCGTCAACTCCGACATCCAACGCCTGCTTTCCGCCGACTTTCATCAGCTGGCCTTTGCGACCCTCGTCATCGTCGGCCTCATCTTGGTCGTATTGCTGCGCGCCCTGGTCGCCCCGCTCTACCTGTTGGGTACCGTCGTGCTCAACTACGGCGCCGCGCTCGGACTGGGAACCCTCGTCTTTCAATATGGCCTTGGCAAGGAAATCGCCTGGCCCGTACCGCTTCTGGCGTTCATCATCCTGGTCGCCGTCGGCGCCGACTACAACATGCTGCTCATCTCGCGACTACGCGAAGAATCTGCCCACAACATTCGCGTCGGCGTCCTGCGAACCGTCGCAAACACCGGCTCAGTCATCACTTCGGCCGGGCTCATCTTCGCCGCCAGCATGTTCGGCCTGATCGCCGGCTCCATCGCGATCATGATCCAAGCCGGATTCATCATCGGCTGCGGCCTACTACTGGATACCTTCGTCGTTCGCACCCTCACCGTTCCCGCGATCGCCACCCTGCTGCGCGAAGCGAGCTGGTGGCCGCAACGGAAACCCCTGACTCACAACGGCTGA
- a CDS encoding TetR family transcriptional regulator, protein MLAEVEAAMSRPGAHTASSAAVLDATRAVATLGGFKAVHFKSVAKQAGVTVGSVYDHFTSKTHLLVTLLAREFVRLDEERDWSTCAASPIRRVESLTRRLHDEWQQNVKLTEAVVRAFVTAGTDEALAAQHAADLIESMLARALSGGTEGIHERQIAGLIADIWLANLMAFVGGRATAEQTRECIDGAMRLVLDVGGRQRSLAIPTVSLRY, encoded by the coding sequence TTGTTGGCTGAGGTAGAGGCCGCGATGTCTCGTCCAGGGGCACACACCGCGAGCAGCGCAGCAGTCCTCGACGCCACCCGGGCGGTCGCAACGTTGGGCGGCTTCAAGGCGGTCCACTTCAAATCGGTCGCCAAGCAAGCCGGCGTCACGGTCGGGTCGGTGTATGACCATTTCACGTCGAAGACCCACCTGCTGGTGACGCTGCTCGCCCGCGAGTTCGTGCGCCTGGATGAAGAACGCGACTGGAGCACGTGTGCGGCGTCCCCGATTCGGCGAGTGGAATCCTTGACTCGGCGGCTTCACGACGAATGGCAGCAAAATGTGAAGCTCACCGAGGCCGTGGTTCGCGCATTCGTTACTGCTGGCACCGATGAAGCTCTGGCGGCCCAACATGCCGCCGATCTGATCGAAAGCATGCTGGCGCGGGCACTGAGTGGCGGTACGGAAGGAATCCACGAGCGACAGATCGCAGGGCTCATCGCTGATATCTGGCTGGCCAACTTGATGGCCTTCGTCGGCGGCCGGGCAACAGCGGAGCAGACACGCGAGTGCATCGACGGAGCTATGCGACTTGTTCTTGATGTGGGCGGGCGCCAACGATCTCTAGCAATACCGACAGTATCGCTGCGATACTAG
- a CDS encoding DUF6188 family protein, which translates to MPAQWIEQCTVQRVSLQGGLVLDLDDYSELVISRPMRLTLPAVGAWPEEEVLIDPAHLSPEERTLLDLAGAVCTRAWFDDDGSLHLGFSRGHRIDVLPDAAATAWELYGKGHGYMACLPRGRVRAVRHDLSAEDDDLDTT; encoded by the coding sequence ATGCCTGCACAATGGATCGAGCAGTGCACTGTTCAGCGAGTCTCACTGCAAGGTGGCCTGGTACTCGACCTCGACGATTACAGCGAGCTCGTAATCTCCCGTCCGATGCGGCTGACGCTTCCTGCAGTAGGAGCCTGGCCCGAGGAAGAGGTGTTGATCGACCCCGCCCACCTTTCGCCGGAAGAGCGGACGTTGTTGGACCTTGCCGGAGCGGTATGCACGCGGGCCTGGTTCGACGATGACGGGTCGCTCCATCTCGGGTTCTCCCGCGGACACCGCATCGATGTCCTCCCAGATGCAGCAGCGACCGCGTGGGAACTCTATGGCAAAGGCCATGGCTACATGGCGTGTCTGCCTCGGGGCCGAGTCCGAGCGGTTCGGCACGACCTTTCTGCCGAAGACGACGACTTAGATACTACGTAA
- a CDS encoding alpha/beta fold hydrolase, with the protein MTISQGRIRTSDGITLVADCYRHAATRPVVLLLHGGGQNRHAWATTARRLHSHGYTVVAYDTRGHGDSDWDPSGQYDVERFVSDLISVRDHVSPDSPPAVVGASLGGLIILATHLLAPPDLWAAVVLVDITPRMEFDGAHRIVSFMAAHPDGFGTLDDAADVIAEYNPRRARPENLDGLHKVLRQRSDGRWIWRWDPAFISSNFDVLQGNLMTGSEEFDAISGFLADAARRITAPTLLVRGALSDVVSQDTVNEFLQLVPHAETTDVTGTGHMVAGDNNDAFTAAVTDFLDRTMGMT; encoded by the coding sequence ATGACGATTAGCCAGGGGCGCATCCGCACCAGCGACGGGATCACCCTCGTGGCCGATTGCTACCGCCACGCCGCGACTCGCCCCGTCGTGTTGCTGCTCCACGGCGGCGGTCAGAACCGTCACGCATGGGCCACCACCGCTCGCCGACTCCATTCCCACGGCTACACCGTCGTCGCCTACGACACACGAGGTCACGGCGACAGCGACTGGGACCCCAGCGGACAATACGACGTCGAACGGTTCGTATCCGATCTGATCTCGGTACGAGACCACGTCAGCCCCGACAGTCCCCCCGCCGTCGTCGGCGCGTCGCTGGGCGGGCTGATCATCCTCGCTACCCACCTGCTGGCCCCACCCGACCTCTGGGCAGCCGTTGTCCTGGTCGACATCACCCCACGAATGGAATTTGATGGGGCCCATCGCATCGTGTCATTCATGGCCGCACACCCCGACGGATTCGGCACGCTCGATGACGCCGCCGATGTCATCGCCGAATACAACCCACGCCGCGCGCGACCCGAAAATCTCGACGGCCTGCACAAGGTTCTGCGCCAACGGAGCGACGGGCGATGGATCTGGCGCTGGGACCCCGCCTTCATCAGCTCCAACTTCGATGTCCTGCAAGGCAATCTCATGACCGGCAGCGAGGAGTTCGACGCCATCAGTGGATTTCTCGCCGACGCAGCACGTCGAATCACGGCCCCAACGCTGCTAGTACGCGGCGCACTGTCAGACGTCGTCTCCCAGGACACCGTCAACGAATTCCTCCAGCTCGTCCCACACGCCGAAACGACGGACGTCACCGGGACCGGTCACATGGTTGCCGGCGACAACAACGACGCGTTCACCGCCGCGGTCACCGACTTCCTCGACCGCACAATGGGGATGACATGA